In one Selenomonadales bacterium genomic region, the following are encoded:
- a CDS encoding DUF4363 family protein encodes MKKFMVSLLSFTIVIPFFSAGCSLIEPINDFQQGPVGMIEESSPDTASWTADAPAKLYDIEGLAGGIFEGILSRNWLMANENLSKLLTAWTEAKSTLQDSQNNIETETILNHLITAIQSHNADASQQDLNDFMYKISDISKNYKLSPLSDIIAINNAGRDLRYAVENKNWVTAATKIKELQNTWGRAKSNLEQFGILGEITHTHSSIEQMKNSVDAENKTTFLEKFKSFNESMAKIRSALANK; translated from the coding sequence TGAACCTATAAACGACTTTCAGCAAGGTCCTGTCGGTATGATAGAAGAATCGAGCCCCGATACTGCTTCATGGACAGCCGATGCACCAGCCAAACTGTATGATATCGAAGGCCTTGCGGGCGGGATATTTGAAGGCATCTTATCGCGCAACTGGCTTATGGCAAACGAAAATCTGTCTAAACTCTTAACAGCATGGACAGAAGCAAAGTCCACCCTCCAAGATTCGCAAAATAATATTGAAACCGAAACGATTCTAAACCATCTCATTACAGCAATACAATCACATAATGCTGATGCGTCACAACAAGACCTAAATGACTTCATGTACAAAATATCCGACATCAGCAAAAATTATAAACTATCTCCACTCTCCGATATTATTGCTATCAACAACGCAGGACGCGATCTCAGATATGCTGTTGAAAATAAAAATTGGGTAACAGCCGCAACAAAAATAAAAGAACTGCAAAATACGTGGGGACGTGCCAAATCAAATTTGGAACAGTTCGGCATCCTCGGTGAGATCACACATACCCATAGCAGTATTGAGCAAATGAAAAACTCTGTAGATGCAGAAAATAAAACGACCTTTCTAGAGAAATTCAAAAGCTTTAACGAAAGTATGGCAAAGATTCGCTCAGCACTTGCCAACAAATAA
- a CDS encoding DUF1540 domain-containing protein → MAKDVKCGVTTCRYHSKGDMCSAPSIEVAVDASSSSNSCNCSSETNCKTFVCR, encoded by the coding sequence ATGGCAAAAGATGTGAAATGTGGTGTTACTACTTGCCGTTATCATAGCAAAGGTGATATGTGCTCGGCTCCTTCGATCGAGGTTGCGGTAGATGCAAGCAGCTCGAGTAATTCGTGTAACTGTTCTTCCGAGACAAATTGCAAAACGTTCGTTTGTCGCTAA